Proteins encoded in a region of the Raphanus sativus cultivar WK10039 chromosome 8, ASM80110v3, whole genome shotgun sequence genome:
- the LOC108862534 gene encoding uncharacterized protein At4g04775-like encodes MSGSSNVVSGASSGSSNGRRRGRRFAGVPKKCWCGESIIPLMSKSTPNPYRRYFRCLYAATQRLENDEHIFKWIDEAILEDLESLESKNASIEQHVKEIARERLSLEQEVLDRVEEVLAEEKTKMKKMMAVIFSGCAICVVSMVLLVKKW; translated from the exons ATGTCTGGGTCTTCAAATGTCGTGTCTGGAGCTTCCTCTGGATCATCGAATGGGCGTCGAAGAGGTAGACGATTTGCAGGTGTCCCGAAGAAATGTTGGTGTGGTGAATCCATCATTCCATTGATGTCAAAATCGACTCCCAATCCCTACAGGAGATACTTTCGATGTCTGTATGCTGCAACACAGAGG CTGGAGAATGATGAGCATATATTCAAGTGGATAGATGAGGCAATATTGGAAGATTTAGAATCACTTGAATCAAAAAATGCAAGTATTGAGCAACATGTGAAAGAgattgcaagagagagattgtCCCTTGAGCAGGAAGTACTTGATCGAGTTGAGGAAGTGCTGGctgaagagaaaacaaagatgAAAAAGATGATGGCAGTCATATTCAGTGGTTGTGCGATTTGTGTTGTGTCAATGGTGCTTCTCGTCAAGAAATGGTGA